The following are from one region of the Silene latifolia isolate original U9 population chromosome 9, ASM4854445v1, whole genome shotgun sequence genome:
- the LOC141601574 gene encoding uncharacterized protein LOC141601574 — MSNVKEMTSKFGKLEKFEGVDFRRWQNKRHFLLTTLKVVYVLSTSMPEHRDDETMEEARNCLKWENDDYICRGHILNGMSGSLFDVYQNYDQSAKELWNELESKYMAEDASSKKFLVGNFMNYKMTDSRPVMEQYNELLRILGQIAQHKMEMDESISVSSIIDKLSPYWKDFKHKLKHKKEELSIV; from the coding sequence ATGTCGAATGTTAAGGAAATGACATCCAAGTTTGGAAAACTTGAGAAATTTGAAGGGGTTGATTTTAGGAGATGGCAAAATAAAAGGCATTTCCTACTCACCACCCTCAAGGTTGTGTATGTCCTAAGTACCTCAATGCCGGAGCATCGAGATGATGAAACAATGGAGGAAGCCCGCAATTGTCTCAAGTGGGAAAATGATGATTACATTTGTCGGGGACACATTCTAAATGGTATGTCTGGTTCTTTATTTGATGTCTATCAAAATTATGATCAGTCGGCAAAAGAACTTTGGAATGAATTAGAGTCTAAATACATGGCCGAAGATGCTTCTAGTAAGAAGTTTCTTGTAGGCAATTTCATGAACTATAAGATGACGGACTCAAGGCCGGTAATGGAGCAATATAATGAATTGCTTCGGATATTGGGACAAATTGCCCAACACAAGATggaaatggatgagtccatttcgGTGTCAAGTATAATTGACAAATTGTCTCCTTATTGGAAGGATTTCAAGCATAAGCTCAAGCATAAGAAAGAGGAGTTGTCTATTGTATAA
- the LOC141601575 gene encoding secreted RxLR effector protein 161-like, which translates to MTSTRPDIAYAVGRLSRYTSNPSIHHWVAVKRVLQYLKKTMNYGFTYMGHLSVIEGYSDASWISNVEDHSSTSGWVFLLGEGAISWASKKKTCITNSTMESEFIALASAGKEAEWLRNLIYEILLWPKPISPIAILCDNEPTLAKAYSQVYNGKSRHLGVRHSAVRELITQGVILMSFMRSQQNLADHLTKGLARDLVYKSMIGMSLKPF; encoded by the coding sequence ATGACGAGTACAAGACCGGATATTGCTTATGCAGTAGGAAGATTAAGTAGATACACAAGTAACCCAAGTATCCATCATTGGGTGGCGGTTAAACGTGTATTgcaatacttaaagaaaaccatGAACTATGGCTTCACATATATGGGACATCTATCGGTAATAGAAGGATATTCGGATGCAAGTTGGATCTCCAATGTAGAAGATCATTCTTCAACAAGTGGATGGGTATTCTTGCTTGGTGAAGGCGCCATTTCGTGGGCTTCTAAGAAGAAAACTTGCATTACAAATTCGACGATGGAGTCGGAGTTTATAGCCTTGGCTTCAGCCGGAAAAGAGGCGGAGTGGTTACGGAATTTAATTTACGAGATTCTGTTGTGGCCTAAACCTATATCACCAATTGCTATTCTTTGCGATAATGAGCCTACTTTGGCTAAGGCATATAGCCAAGTATATAATGGTAAGTCGCGACACCTAGGTGTTAGACATAGTGCGGTACGAGAGTTGATCACTCAAGGGGTGATATTGATGAGTTTCATGAGATCTCAACAAAATTTAGCTGATCATTTAACCAAGGGATTGGCTAGGGACTTGGTGTACAAGTCAATGATCGGGATGAGTTTAAAGCCTTTTTAA